The DNA window AGTGGAATCGGGGACGTCGTCAGCGGCCGTGAGTGGGGAAACATGGCTTCCGGCGAAGTGggacttgatgctgccgggTCGGCATCGGAGCCTCCTCCAGTAGGGCGCCGGGGCGTGGCCTGTTGGGCCCTTGGAACGTGGTGATTGCTGCCCATCGGTCCATGAGATGGGCTTGGATGCTTGGATGGGGGGCGCATGGGCCTGCGGCATGGTGTTACATGGGCAGAGGCTGGAGAAACGGGGGGGCTGCAAGCGCAGGTCATCCATCCGTCCCTTTGCACCCATCACTGCTGGATCTGGCTGGATCTGGCTGCACTTGGCTGGCCGGATTTGCCCATCTCGGTGGCCCGGGCCTACTGCAACAGTGGCATGGGCAATGTGGATGTTGTGGATGTTGTGGACTGGTCTGCACCAATGCTGTAAGTGCGGAATGCGGGACGGCGCACGTCTAGATCTTGGACACGCGCACTAGAAGCCGGGACGAAGCTTTGGATGTGGCCTGGCGTGCATCCATCTCTGTACGCCCATGGCCGTGTGCCCATCCGCGTGCGTCTTGTGTCTACTCCCCTGCTGCATGGCTGTCAGTTGCGTGTGTacagtatatatatgtatgtatgtcTTGCAACATGAGGCAAGGTAGGTGAGTGGTGAAGACAAACATAGGATGCTTACCTGGCCTATCCTATCCTGGCGTTGCTGCACCGTCTGGAGCCGTACCGTTGAAGACTGAGAGGAACAGGGGcgagcagagaagagaagcggatgaggatgaggatgagaaaagagacgGGCCAGACGAGTTTGGCAGGCGGGCTCTGTCTGGGCTCAGCTCCAGCGGATGATGCGTCCTTTTATACCGTAAACGacctcctccccctccccgtttctttgtttctcttcttgggctgcaATTGTGATGGCTCGCAAAATTGCGGCATGATTCTGGGCCACATTCTGGGCCACATTCTGGGCCACTGCTGAGGTGACTTTTCCCGTTCCGTGATGTTCATCCCGGGCACCAAAACGCTCTTGTTGGCTGTGAGCAGATGGCATCTGATGGTGGGGTTTTCGGGCCATCCCTCCAATCCAGATCGGTAGTATCCATTGGAAATCCATTTGGGAATCCGTTTGGGAATCCCGTCATGCGAAGAGGTGGTGGGGGCGGGGTTGTGATTTGGCATGCAGAAAAGAGGATAGAGGgccaagaggaagaggaaaagaactggaaaagaaggaaaagaagaagcccatcTTCATGCAGTGCATCCCAGACCTGTCCGCATCTTCCTTCCCTCGCTTATAAGCCCCTCATCTTGCCCTCGCCTACCTACCTGTTTCGAGTCTCTGGAGGAAAGACCAAATAGAGAACGGAAGGCGATGCAAAGCAaatcaaagacaaaaatcCTTCATGTCGTCATTCCCTTCTCAACTCCttcctcttgttcttcttggctcGCAAAAATATTTGCCGTCGTGTCCGGTGTTTTGCGTGTTCTAGACCTTCCCAAGTACGAGGTGCTACGAGCTGCGATACAACCTTGGCTGGAGGGGCTGGCTGGCAATAATggggaattttttttaattttttttttttttgatttttgcTCCCTTCTCAGCGACGATCGAATGCACTCCAACGCTCGTGATCCCTGCTGCCATTCTCTGCAGACAATCCCCGGTACCTGCATTGCGGTCCAAAATGCCTCCCACGTCACTTTGCGCGTGGCCACGCCTCCTCGGCCAGCAATCATCAGCTGATTTGCCCGTCACCTTGGCTGGTGGCTTTGctgcagaaaaaaaatgtgATGGGATCAAGAGGCATGGCGTGTGTGTACACAAATGCGTGCTACTGCCACGGCGCATTAGCATTGGGTGCCGCCGTTTTTGCGATCAAATGCCTTGATGATTGATCTTTgctacatgtactgctgGACTCTGCTGGACTCTACCGGATTGGactggatacatgtacatgtatggaCGCCACCAACAACTTGGCCGAGATACGGCAAGCACatctttgcagcagctgaggcACATCCAGACACATCCAGACTCAAGTTCATGCTGCTTTCTGCATCTCCCCGCCGGCCTCTCCTCGCATCCTTGCTTTTGGTGCTCTTTTCAAAACCAGCCCGACGGCCGTCGCAAACCCCCTGCCTGGCCTTAAACGCAGCCTGTTCCGAATAGGGGTGGTGAACATGCCGCTTCTGCAATAACGCTGCCTGCCAGATGGCCGAGCTCCGCTGTGCCAGCGAATAGAATCCGCACACAATTCGGCGGCTTGCCGCTGTTTGTCACACCAATGATCTGCCGCGGTGACTCGGAAATCCTGCCCTTGAACGGAGAAACAGAAACGTGTTGATTGGGATACACAACAGCGTGTGCCTGATGGGTTTTATTTTCGGCCAAAGCGGTTGACAAACAAACAGACGAGTGGGCGCTCTCAATCTTGCTCGTCAATCTTGCTCGTCAACACCAGAAAACAAATCCATCTTGGGAGCTGATGGCCACGAAAAGGAACTGCTCAATATCCATCCCATCTCCAATTTCCCATCTACAATCGAGATCACAGCGGACAAGTACAAGTTTTGTTGGGCCTACTATCAACAAGCTTCATTACCTCCATGTTTAATGACTCGCTGAGGCTGTAACACAACAACGCTGCGAGGCAATACAGACATCTATACACACGGACAAACAGACAGACAGGCAAACAGGCAAAcaaatatcttttttttttttggccttttctctttgacCTTTTAAgttcccctctctttccaTTCTCTTTCCAGCTGCCGATGCAGTGCCCCCATCTACAACACAAGATGCCGAACAGCTGAAATACTACAAGCAGGTCTGCCATATTCCTTGAGGCAGCACACGCACAACCCCCCCTCTCAGGAACCTCCAGCCATTTATCGGATCAAGATGCCCAGCATGGCAAGAATGCAACGCACGGTACCCTCCTCAGCCCCAGTGTCGCCGATGAACCCAACGTGGCCGCTTCCGTAACAAGCATAAATAATGGGCGACTCGCTGAAGTCGGTGATTGGTCCTGGACGAGGCACCCACTCCTCGATAACCGAATCCTGCGTGGGCAGATACCACGACTCATTCTTTTGCACCCCGTAAAGATGGAGAGCCTTCAGGCTGTACGAGGTCTGCAGTGCAGGCTTGATAGTCGAAGTGATTGCGCCCTCGTTCAGACTCAAAGTGGTGCGGTGGAAGGAGCCGGGTTCCCATGGGAGGTCCCAGGTCTGCTTGAAGACCTTTTTTAAATCATCTGCCCTTGAGGCGGCAAACAGGCCGCCAAAgaggacgatgccgccgcaaGCAGCATAAAGCGCCAGCCTCTGGTTGATGATCTCGCTGCTGGGGCGAgcgacgccgccatcagctATAAAGACTGCGTGTGGCTGACTGCACTGGGTGAAGAGGCTGAATGCTTTCTCAGCTGTGTTGGCGTGCCTTACTGTTGCCCTTTCGAAAAACTCGTTGAGGAGTCGTGCGTGAGAACTCTGGAAGTTGTTTTGAGTTGTTTCGTCCGCGAGAGTGAGCACGAAGATGATGGGCTTGTCGCCCGGTGGAACGATAGGATTCGAATATATCGGAGCACTCATGATTGTCTACCATTTACCTATTACTGATTTTTTGGTTGAAGCGGCTAGACGCGGCGGGCAattcttcttgttggagatgatgagcaaGTGAAGCTTGTGCGAGATGGTAAGAAGATCTTGTTGAGATTGAAGGCAAGTTTTTTTCGAGGCTGCGATGGATGGATTGAGAATctagagaagaggaaatagaACTTGGGTGGACTGGCGAAGAAAAGTAAGCGCAATGTGAAGACGGTTGACCGGTATTTATGTTCCAATACTGACTGGACCACAGACAGTCTGAGGAGCTGCccattgtttcttttttcttttcccttctcctcttATTTTCCCTCCTACCAGCTTTACTCGCAAGTCAACATCCGATGTACTCACTGGGCATGGTCAAGGCCACTTCGCCGTTTATCAGAGACATGGGTTGTCACCCTGAGCGGCCTGTCTGCCGTCTCGTTATATTACCTACTAATGCTGTGCAACCATAATACACCTACAACTCGCATATTGTTTGTGTTACCACaacgcctccgccgcctaAACCTTACCGGTGAGAAGGCAGTCCCTGTCTAAGCAGGCCTGCGATGCGACCGCCATGTAACAGCGCACGCAGGCATCGTTTACACTCAGGAGCATCTGATTCTAATGCAAGGCAGATTGCGATCTATGTGTTGCCGAGGAACGACTTGCTGTTAAGTGAAAGAAATAACGAGGCTATTCGAAGTTCTTGATGGTACTTTGGAATATGCCTGCAAAGAGATTCGTCACTGTCAAAAGATTTTCTTGGCCCGCTAGCAACTTCACTACCACGTCGATGCGCGCACACACAATGTGTTTTAGTGAGCAAACAAAACCTAAAGCTGGCAGAGAGGCTGGCATGGCATGCTGAGCTGAGAAATTCAGTTACATACTCCACCAGACTTATGCAGTGCAATCCAAGGCAGCGGTGACTCTCGCAATAGCTCAAGCAATGGCCCACCGCAGAGGATCTAGACTACGCCGGTGGCTGAGGAGACAGCAGCATGCTATCTTTGctgtgctttgctttgctttgctccaGTCCCTCTCCCGGCGTCGCACAAGCAGTGCATGATGGCGTCTTAGAAATCAGATATATGGGCTCTCATTTGGTTGTTGCGAGCCCCCGCCCCAGAACCATGCAATGCAACCTGCCCCAAGGTCGGTAAAAGCTTCTGACTGTGGCCATCTtcccaccaccatcacccgACCGGTGTGATAGGACTACATGACAAGGAGATTAGGGGAGGACGAACAGCTCGGCGTTTCTAGCCAGCAGTGCGGCTTACAAGGAGGCAGAGACAAAGATCATCATGTTGCCTCTGCGCTGAACAAAGACCATGGCTAATATGACAGGCATAACACTGACCTCCATCTATATGCCATATAAATACTACGCCTCACCTGAGCGGCTAGAGATGGAAGCAGTCTTCAAAGAGGAGCAACCCGCCAATGACGGTGACGTAGGCGAGCTTTCAGAGAAAAGGCGAGCCATCCGTTTGTGCAAACATATAAGCAGTGACTATCCGATGCAAGCCACCTGCAATGGGTGAGGCTATTGGGACTCTGACTGGTCCTAGGCCCTGCTTGGGGGCGAAGCAcccctggaggagctgccCACCTCCTCGGGGTCTGTCTCCTCATGTGATTCAGTTGAGTTGATGTACTATTAGATGGTTCACGCACAGACACAACGGCTtgcatgatgatgctgctgctgcttgcatGCCTGCAACCCAGACGTACTTGTCCGCGAGAAAAGCATAGGCACATGTACTATTCGTGGGACAGGAAACAGGTGCCCATCCTCGTATAAGTGATGATGCGTGAACAGCGGTGGGGACCGGTAAGGCGGCCATCCCCAGGCCCGCACCGGTGTGCTGGGATGTCAACTAGACGGAGAATAGGTAAAGAGGATAGGAAGAGGAAACAAAGGCCTATCCTGAAATCATACCCCACGCTTTGTTGCATCATTCGCTGGTACTACATCGCCGGCCATGGTTAGAACCCAGAGGGGGGAATGAAGGCCGCACGCATTGTTCGGCCTTCGCTCTTAACGAGCTCTTTTATGAGATGTGAGCCTTGGAGATAGAAGCCTGTGGGGGTCGGGAGACCTAATTCAGgctccctcccccctccaaaGCAAGTAGTATTGTCTCGGGCCACTCAGATGCTGCACCTCGCACACCGGTGATTCCTTTGCATTATCCCAGCATAAGGTATTAGTCACTTGTCATATTTCCTTGCTCctttctcagcctctctttgtttcaTGTGTaggttgaaaaaaaaaaatagtagcCATGACAAAGGGCTTCATGACTTCAATTTCAATGGCATATTCAGAAGCGGCCGTCGcaatcatctccatcgtCCTGCTCAGCTTTGTGGGGTTCTGGCTACCGTTTCGACAAATACTTACCTGGCATACCATACGGGGGGTGAGAAATCCTCCGCTGAGATCTGATCCCGTTCCCGTTGGTACGCGCTAATACCCCCCCCTGGCCGCCTTGAGAGCAAGGATAAAGCCAAACATTGTGGTATCGTGTATTGTATGTACTTGGTCCAGAGCCGTCCTCGGTCTAAGTGAGTGCCAAGCATTTCGGTCATCGAACAGGGGTAATAACCAAGCTGTTATCAAACCATTGGCTCCCAGCACCACCACGGCACCACCACGCAGAGCCGTGGGCTGGCATCGCAATCGTCGCAAATCTCGGCTGGAGCTGTCCGCGGCCCGCAGCTATCCATGAAACCAACCGTCGGGCACGGGCCCTTGCGGCTGCCTCTGCGTCTGTGCGAACAGCTTTCGGGCAGCCCGTACGCCATCTTGCCTTGCGGGAAAGAGTGTGCCTCCTTTGGAGCAAGACAAACAAGGCCGTGCTTTTTGTTCAGGGCAGAACTCGCTCGAGATTTAGTAGGCCTTGGTAACTgtgcctcttcatcctccttgTTAGTCGAGTATGATGTAGAAATATCTGTATAGCATATTCTCCCAGCATCTCAATAGGTACATGTGTTGACCTACACTATGCCTTGGAAGCTGGCACGCTATTCAAATCACAGAAATAGGGTTCTCAGCCGGGATACGATCCGTGGGTTCCCCATGTTCGGCGATCGGAGATTGGCAAGCACAAGGTACCCGAAAGCACTCGCACTTGTACCTTGATGGAGTTCGGCGAGCCCCGGCGGCTTTGTTTTTTGGGGTACTTGCGTTTCAGGGGCGCGTGGTCAAGATTCGAGGCGTGCTACTTGTGTTGATCGTACCATCATGTATTGCACAAGAGGATGGGGAGTTGCCAATGTGAGCTGGATGCCACAATCCTTTGTCTAAGCCGAAATGAGGCTTGTATGAGTCGAATCCAGCTAGGATGGCTGCATACTGAGACCTCTTTGCGGCTTTCAGAGCGCTTAGAGTAGCATAGCGaacaaggctgctgcagtgGCGCTATTAGTTGTCGTGGAACAATGTTTGCAGGCGGCACGGTATATTGGGTGGCTGGCAAGGACCCGTGAAGTGGAACGATATCGTCTGGCTACCAGAGCCGTTGCTGGATGTCCGAGCATGTCTAGATGCGAGGGTACCAGCATGTCATTTGGCGCAGTACTACTTGGTAACGGCAAGTTGAAGCTTTTGTGTACTGTGATACGAGATATCCCTCCACCTCCGAATGCCCTCCACAGATGCGTTTTCAGCCTGGAATAGTCGCGCTAAACGGCTGTTGCTAGAAACCAAGGAGCTAGGATTTCAGGTACCGCCGTGAGTCAAGGCAGCAAAGATGTTTGCCTATGCCAGGGTCGCAATGAGCACCCAGGCGGTCGAGACGAGTTTGGGGTCCTCGCTACGGCTCGCAAGCCTGCGAATGAGACGAAGAGCCAAGGCCATTTATCCAGGGGTGGTTTGCCCAGTGTGGTTGATATATCACTGCCACACGCCGGAAGCTGAGTTCGTGGCTGTTGTATGTATCGTCCTAGCGTGTCTTTTCGGCTGGCTTTAGTTTTCCGATAatgtccttggcctcctcaacGAGTCAGAGAGGCACTCTCAGCTCTGGAATAGTACTATTCACAAAGCACAGACATGATACCAATGTGGCGTTCTGTGGGGAGGCAAGTCGAGCCGAGAAGATTGAGCATCAAGGTTATCAAAAATGGTGAGAGACATGGATTCAACTCGTCTCTCAAGTGGAGTGTGGATCAATGCAGGTCTCAGAATCCGACCGAGGGCCATTGCATGAGGCTTGAGAGTGCAAGATACACTGTCAAAGTCTCCGGGGCTATGCAAACTTGCTGTGAAAGTGTCCGAGAAGCCATGGTGTTGCAGTAACAGTGCGGCCCGTCGTTGAGCTGCCACTGCGCCATCTAGACGGAGAATTTCAAACATGCTCACCGGCCGTGACTCGGCTCGACCGAGATCGTTTGGCGGGTAAGCCTCTCTCCAAGATCAACGCGGGGGTAGTCGAAATCACAATGGCATTGTCTTGTTCCATTGACGGGGTTTGAATTGTGTGTGTGTCCCATGCGGTTCTGGATACCTTGCCTCCAATCAGGACGGCAATGGATGGTAGAATACTGAGCCGCGGGTGGCATTCAGGTACTGGTAGCTGTATGAGGGAGAACAATCACCCCTTTTGTGTAATGGAGTCTGTATAATGCAACAGGATGTATTGCACAGGCACGCCTCTGTGCGTTCTTTgtcctttggctttttcaTCCGTGGACGGCGGCTTGGCTGCGGTCTCTTCTTCGGGGCGTGATCTTGCAGGCCGAGGCGCGGAGATTGCTGGCGGCATCTACCCGCATCTTGGGGCCATACGACGGCAGGCCTAGGCTCGTTCATTGCGTTGGTgggtaggtacatgtaccaagATGCCGCAGTCTCGAAATGGAGGCGGAGGACAGCCGCGGAGGATAAACGGACGAGTCTTGCCGGCAAAGAGGAGCTCCTAAGCGTCCTGAGACAGCCTCGCACGAACAACCAGTAGTAGCATGTACAGTAGTAGTGGTAATATCCAAGCCAAGGAACACAAAGACGGTGGGCCGGCTTGTCGGATGGATCACTTGAGATCAGCCGCATGTGTCAAAGCGCCACAAGAGAACACTCCCAGTCGTATTGGCGTATTTGTAGCACTGCATTGCGTattcctcttcctccacaaCACGGCTATGCTATCGTAAGCCGCAAGCAATACCTGCCAGTAGTCGTCGTATTAGTAGCTGAGAACCATGTCCCCGGGTTCCTGTCCAAGGCGGGCCATCGGCcggagcagcatcttgagcGATATTGCTCCATACGGCATGTATTCCAGCAATTCGGGGCAATTCATACCAGGCGGCGCGATCAAAGCTGCCGTTACTTGCTTAGCGCAAGGCACTGCTGCGACGCTGGACTGGAGCAGGGGTCGCACCTCCAAGCAAGCGTCCCCTGTCGGTATTACAGTAAGCTCAGAGCCGTCAACTAATCATCTGTTTCGACTCCAGCCCCGAGTCGCACGACCAACACGCTCGCCAGCGTCGGATTCAGTGTGGGGTCCGGAATGGACTTCTGGCCTCTTGCTCGTGGTGCATGCAGGCACGGGAGGCGCGGGAAGAATGGAGTAGCACTTGCTGGACTGCCGGGACGAAActcgagaagagagaagcgcTAGACTTGGCCGTGTTTATTCTTGGCTCTTTTGGTTTCCAGGCGGATCGACCTTTGCAGGGTGGGTCCATGACCTGAGAGCTCAACTTCCTGTCCACCCAAAGACGACTTCCggccactgctgctacttgctgctgccactacTAATACCAGGAGTGGTAGGCGCTCTTTGATTCTTGTGCTTCGTTGTCCACATTccttctctcgctgctcGCCTCCGTCGTCGTACAGACTCACAACGTGTTGGTTGGCCGTGCCGCAACGCCGCAATGGTAGCCGTCGACCCTGCCACGCGCAAGCGTGTGCTCCGGGTTATCGtcgtttctcttcttctagaTCTGGTAAGTCGCAACAGCGAAGCACGAGGCCGCTTCTCGGGCATCAGCCATAGCTGCAAGGCAGATTGCTAATTCATGAGGAAACCAGATATCCTTCACATTCATCCTGCCCCTGTTCCCGAAACTTCTAGAGTTCTACCGAGATCGCGAGGCTCCCGACCTGATCGTCCATGGCAAACCAAAGACTCTCCTTCAGCAGGTGCTCGGAGGGCTGAATGCGTACAAGGCGTCCTTTTCGCGACCCATCGATTCCCGATATGACATTGTTCTTCTGGGTGGAGCGCTGGGGTCTCTGTTCTCGTGAGTGCTC is part of the Trichoderma atroviride chromosome 1, complete sequence genome and encodes:
- a CDS encoding uncharacterized protein (EggNog:ENOG41~TransMembrane:1 (o91-110i)), translated to MSAPIYSNPIVPPGDKPIIFVLTLADETTQNNFQSSHARLLNEFFERATVRHANTAEKAFSLFTQCSQPHAVFIADGGVARPSSEIINQRLALYAACGGIVLFGGLFAASRADDLKKVFKQTWDLPWEPGSFHRTTLSLNEGAITSTIKPALQTSYSLKALHLYGVQKNESWYLPTQDSVIEEWVPRPGPITDFSESPIIYACYGSGHVGFIGDTGAEEGTVRCILAMLGILIR